A region of Maridesulfovibrio sp. DNA encodes the following proteins:
- the ade gene encoding adenine deaminase yields the protein MQLSRMIDLARGTGRADLVIRNCRVVNVLSGEIHEADVGIAEGVFLGFGAYDAEREYDGGGRFLLPGLVEGHIHIESTLLTPPRFAQAVSAHGTAAVVCDPHEIANVLGRAGVEYMLKSSRDLPVAIFFMFPSCVPATALEDSGARLSAVDVETFLRLYPDRMLGLAEMMNFPGVLFNDPEVLSKLAAAKGRVIDGHAPLLSGLDLNAYVLAGPRSDHECSNVSEAREKLRAGMHLMMREGSLERNMEDLLGVVNEFNGHNISIVTDDRNVLDLRENGHLDYGLRRAVALGLDPLRAVQMVSINPARYFGLSGYGAIGPGYRANCFLVDDLKDFAIHEVFLNGLTLDEHSFESGNGLPSRSSMHVGSEIDANMFVPEKGSGKIRVIGTARGQLLTDNLELEPSLEDGIPVADPARDICKLTVIERHRATGHCATGFVRGLGLSLGAIAGTVAHDSHNLIVAGMNDRDMVLAARETVRMGGGFVVVRDGNVLAALPLPVAGLMSDKGLDEMVEGVQELNRATQQLGCSYNPFMLISFLALPVIPSLKLTDRGLVDVDKFDFTGLWVES from the coding sequence ATGCAGCTTTCCCGAATGATTGATTTGGCCCGTGGTACTGGCCGCGCTGATTTGGTTATCCGCAACTGCCGGGTGGTCAATGTGCTTAGCGGGGAGATTCACGAGGCTGACGTAGGGATCGCGGAAGGCGTTTTTCTCGGATTTGGTGCTTATGATGCTGAACGGGAATATGATGGCGGGGGCCGTTTCCTGCTGCCGGGGTTGGTGGAAGGGCATATCCATATAGAATCGACCCTTCTGACCCCGCCCCGATTTGCGCAGGCCGTGTCTGCTCATGGAACTGCTGCCGTGGTCTGTGATCCGCATGAAATAGCCAATGTACTGGGCCGTGCCGGTGTGGAGTATATGCTCAAGAGTTCTCGTGACCTCCCTGTCGCCATATTTTTTATGTTTCCTTCCTGTGTGCCCGCTACCGCTCTGGAGGATTCCGGTGCCCGGCTCAGCGCTGTGGACGTGGAGACTTTCCTGCGGCTTTACCCGGACAGGATGTTAGGGTTGGCCGAAATGATGAATTTCCCCGGAGTCCTTTTTAATGACCCGGAGGTGCTTTCAAAGCTTGCGGCAGCTAAAGGACGCGTAATTGATGGACATGCCCCGTTGCTTTCCGGGCTTGATCTGAATGCCTATGTGCTGGCCGGACCGCGTAGTGACCATGAATGCTCCAATGTTTCAGAGGCGAGGGAAAAGTTGCGTGCGGGAATGCATCTGATGATGCGTGAAGGCTCTCTTGAGCGGAATATGGAAGATTTGCTCGGGGTGGTAAACGAGTTCAACGGACATAACATTTCCATAGTTACCGACGATCGCAATGTGCTGGACCTGCGTGAGAACGGACATCTTGACTACGGTCTGCGCCGGGCCGTGGCCCTTGGGCTGGATCCGCTCAGGGCGGTGCAGATGGTTTCCATAAATCCGGCCCGCTATTTCGGTTTGAGCGGTTACGGGGCAATAGGACCTGGATACCGGGCCAATTGTTTTCTGGTGGATGATCTCAAGGACTTTGCCATCCATGAAGTTTTCCTGAACGGACTGACTCTGGATGAACATAGTTTTGAATCAGGTAACGGCCTGCCCTCCCGCAGTTCTATGCATGTGGGTTCCGAAATTGATGCGAACATGTTCGTACCGGAAAAGGGCAGCGGCAAGATCAGGGTTATCGGCACTGCTCGCGGCCAGTTGCTGACTGATAATCTGGAGTTGGAGCCTTCGCTTGAAGACGGAATTCCGGTTGCCGACCCAGCCCGTGACATCTGCAAACTTACAGTCATCGAGCGCCACCGGGCTACAGGTCATTGTGCTACGGGATTTGTGCGCGGATTGGGGCTTTCCCTAGGGGCGATTGCAGGGACCGTGGCCCACGATTCCCATAACCTGATTGTTGCAGGAATGAATGATAGGGATATGGTGCTTGCCGCTCGGGAGACAGTACGCATGGGTGGCGGTTTTGTGGTTGTCAGGGACGGAAATGTGCTGGCTGCATTGCCCCTGCCTGTGGCCGGACTTATGAGTGACAAAGGGCTTGATGAAATGGTCGAAGGAGTGCAGGAGCTTAACCGGGCTACACAGCAGTTGGGATGTTCTTACAATCCCTTTATGCTGATTTCATTTCTGGCCCTTCCTGTAATCCCCAGCCTGAAACTTACAGACCGGGGATTGGTGGATGTGGATAAGTTTGATTTTACCGGGTTGTGGGTAGAATCTTAG